The Myxococcota bacterium genome has a segment encoding these proteins:
- the ybgF gene encoding tol-pal system protein YbgF — translation MSHRRGRRSARRARGIRALACVVLVAPLAACVTVAEHRKLERRVLQMERGGGPSSGDWRAALADANAEVEALRAEVKTLKGRVEVAEKTAADALDDARRARQETATREAGTPAEPAEAPPEPQASEEVRSYRAAHALWRSGDLAGCIDQFAQFLQSHPSSSYADDATFWMADCYFKQGDFKQAVLRFDDVVRKYPTGNKAPDALFRQGEALLELGPGYHEAAKRAFERVLSDYPNSALVGEAKKRLEVARAG, via the coding sequence ATGTCGCATCGCCGAGGACGACGCTCCGCGCGCCGCGCGCGGGGGATTCGCGCGCTCGCCTGTGTCGTGCTCGTCGCGCCGCTCGCCGCGTGCGTGACCGTCGCCGAGCACCGCAAGCTCGAGCGGCGCGTCCTGCAGATGGAGCGCGGGGGCGGGCCGTCGAGCGGCGACTGGCGCGCCGCGCTCGCCGACGCGAACGCCGAGGTCGAGGCGCTGCGCGCCGAGGTGAAGACGCTGAAGGGGCGCGTGGAGGTCGCGGAGAAGACGGCCGCCGACGCGCTCGACGACGCGCGCCGCGCCCGCCAGGAGACGGCGACGCGCGAGGCCGGCACGCCGGCCGAGCCCGCCGAGGCGCCGCCCGAGCCGCAGGCGAGCGAGGAGGTCCGCAGCTACCGCGCCGCCCACGCGCTCTGGCGCTCCGGCGACCTCGCGGGCTGCATTGACCAGTTCGCCCAGTTCCTGCAATCTCATCCGTCCTCTTCGTACGCCGACGACGCGACGTTCTGGATGGCCGATTGTTATTTCAAGCAGGGGGACTTCAAGCAGGCCGTGCTCCGCTTCGACGACGTCGTGCGGAAGTACCCGACCGGGAACAAGGCGCCCGACGCGCTGTTCCGGCAGGGCGAGGCGCTGCTCGAGCTCGGGCCCGGCTATCACGAGGCCGCCAAGCGCGCCTTCGAGCGCGTCCTGTCGGACTACCCGAACTCGGCGCTCGTCGGCGAGGCGAAGAAGCGGCTCGAGGTGGCGCGGGCCGGGTGA
- a CDS encoding TraR/DksA C4-type zinc finger protein: MKKRDLDKLKAILIQQRDELLGNAKRTLAGDIHLDPDDFPDEIDTASSEINLAFMGRVRERERGLLRKILEALDRIEAGEYGECASCGEEIGLKRLLARPVAELCIDCKSEQEKLERRNG; encoded by the coding sequence TTGAAGAAGCGCGACCTGGACAAGCTGAAGGCGATCCTCATCCAGCAGCGGGACGAGCTGCTCGGCAACGCCAAGCGCACGCTGGCCGGCGACATCCACCTCGATCCCGACGACTTCCCGGACGAGATCGACACCGCGTCGTCCGAGATCAACCTGGCCTTCATGGGGCGGGTCCGAGAGCGCGAGCGCGGCCTGCTCCGCAAGATCCTCGAGGCGCTCGACCGCATCGAGGCGGGCGAGTACGGCGAGTGCGCGAGCTGCGGCGAGGAGATCGGCCTGAAGCGCCTCCTGGCGCGGCCGGTCGCCGAGCTGTGCATCGACTGCAAGTCGGAGCAGGAGAAGCTCGAGCGCCGCAACGGCTGA
- the tsaD gene encoding tRNA (adenosine(37)-N6)-threonylcarbamoyltransferase complex transferase subunit TsaD, with amino-acid sequence MARSAWRVLGIESSCDEMAAAVVVDDGRHWVVESSVVHAQTDVHAPYGGVVPELASRDHVLAVSGVVARALAEAGAVAGDVDGVAVTAGPGLVGSLLVGLSFAKGLAYRLRIPIVGVHHLVGHLMSAELADASLAPPYLGLVVSGGHTALYRVPERGEPALLGQTRDDAVGEAFDKVAKLLGLAYPGGPAVSRAARDGARDAVAFPRPMQGEPGYDFSYSGLKTAVALELQRRRAAAGVGPDDALPARDVADVAASFEAAAVAPLVARTARACAAQEIGTVAVVGGVAANAHLREEMARAGAAHGFRTVFPPLGLCTDNAAMIAAAGARLLARGVRDDLALNAFSRVPVGQAPWRDAEGAAGPVGAEGAAGPVGGQGAAARADGAAP; translated from the coding sequence ATGGCCCGCTCCGCCTGGCGCGTGCTCGGCATCGAGAGCTCGTGCGACGAGATGGCGGCGGCCGTGGTGGTCGACGACGGCCGCCACTGGGTCGTCGAGTCGAGCGTCGTCCACGCCCAGACCGACGTGCACGCTCCGTACGGCGGCGTCGTTCCGGAGCTCGCGTCCCGCGATCACGTGCTCGCCGTGTCCGGCGTCGTCGCGCGCGCGCTCGCGGAAGCGGGCGCTGTGGCCGGCGACGTCGACGGGGTGGCCGTGACGGCGGGGCCGGGGCTCGTCGGATCGCTGCTCGTCGGGCTGTCGTTCGCGAAGGGGCTCGCGTACCGCCTGCGCATCCCGATCGTCGGCGTCCACCACCTCGTGGGCCACCTGATGTCGGCCGAGCTCGCGGACGCGAGCCTTGCGCCGCCGTATCTCGGGCTCGTCGTCTCGGGCGGGCACACGGCGCTCTACCGCGTCCCCGAGCGCGGCGAGCCCGCGCTGCTCGGGCAGACGCGCGACGACGCGGTGGGCGAGGCCTTCGACAAGGTCGCGAAGCTGCTCGGGCTCGCGTATCCGGGCGGGCCCGCGGTGTCGCGCGCGGCGCGCGACGGAGCGCGCGACGCCGTCGCCTTCCCGCGGCCGATGCAGGGCGAGCCCGGCTACGACTTCTCGTACAGCGGCCTCAAGACGGCCGTCGCGCTCGAGCTCCAGCGCCGCCGCGCGGCGGCGGGCGTCGGGCCCGACGACGCCTTGCCCGCGCGCGACGTCGCCGACGTCGCGGCCTCGTTCGAGGCCGCGGCCGTCGCGCCGCTCGTCGCGCGCACGGCGCGCGCCTGCGCGGCGCAGGAGATCGGCACGGTCGCGGTCGTCGGCGGTGTCGCGGCGAACGCGCACCTGCGCGAGGAGATGGCGCGCGCCGGCGCCGCGCACGGCTTCCGCACCGTGTTCCCGCCGCTCGGTCTGTGCACGGACAACGCGGCGATGATCGCGGCCGCGGGCGCGCGCCTGCTCGCGCGCGGCGTGCGCGACGACCTCGCGCTCAACGCGTTCTCGCGCGTTCCGGTGGGCCAGGCGCCCTGGCGCGACGCGGAGGGCGCGGCGGGCCCGGTAGGCGCGGAGGGCGCGGCGGGCCCGGTAGGCGGGCAGGGCGCGGCGGCCCGCGCGGACGGCGCCGCGCCGTGA